From Actinomyces sp. oral taxon 171 str. F0337, one genomic window encodes:
- the glgA gene encoding glycogen synthase encodes MRVDLLTKEYPPFIYGGAGVHVNELARVLRPLADVRVHAFGGPREPGTEGADDGVTGYPEIAELDGANAALRTFGVDLEMAQGTKGTDLVHSHTWYTNLAGHLSGLLHGVPHVISAHSLEPLRPWKAEQLGGGYALSSWAEKTAYEAASGIIAVSNGMREDILRSYPAVDPERVKVVHNGIDLEAWKHPQGEDADAAAAATLKRLGIDPDRPTVVFVGRITRQKGLPHLLRACEQLPADVQVILCAGAPDTPEIKAEVEGLVARLREKRTGVVWIEEMLPRPELIAVLAASDVFVCPSVYEPLGIVNLEAMAVGLPVVGSATGGIPDVIVDGETGLLVPIEQVQDGTGTPIDPARFEADLAERLTTLVTDTEAARTMGQAARRRVEEHFAWEAIAQRTMDVYNWVLAQG; translated from the coding sequence ATGAGGGTCGACCTGCTGACCAAGGAGTACCCACCCTTCATCTACGGCGGCGCCGGGGTCCACGTCAACGAGCTCGCCAGGGTCCTGCGCCCTCTGGCCGACGTTCGCGTCCACGCCTTCGGCGGCCCCCGCGAGCCCGGCACCGAGGGCGCTGACGACGGCGTCACCGGTTACCCCGAGATCGCTGAGCTCGACGGCGCCAACGCCGCTCTGCGCACCTTCGGCGTCGACCTGGAGATGGCCCAGGGCACCAAGGGAACCGACCTCGTCCACTCCCACACCTGGTACACCAACCTCGCCGGCCACCTGTCCGGCCTGCTCCACGGCGTCCCCCACGTCATCAGCGCCCACTCCCTGGAGCCCCTGCGCCCCTGGAAGGCCGAGCAGCTCGGCGGCGGCTACGCCCTGTCCTCCTGGGCGGAGAAGACCGCCTACGAGGCCGCCTCCGGGATCATCGCGGTCTCCAACGGCATGCGCGAGGACATCCTGCGCTCCTACCCGGCCGTCGACCCCGAACGCGTCAAGGTCGTCCACAACGGCATCGACCTCGAGGCCTGGAAGCACCCGCAGGGCGAGGACGCCGACGCCGCGGCCGCAGCTACCCTCAAGCGCCTCGGCATCGACCCCGACCGCCCCACCGTCGTGTTCGTCGGACGCATCACCCGTCAGAAGGGCCTGCCGCACCTACTGCGCGCCTGCGAGCAGCTGCCCGCGGACGTCCAGGTCATCCTGTGCGCCGGCGCCCCCGACACCCCCGAGATCAAGGCCGAGGTCGAGGGTCTCGTGGCCCGCCTGCGGGAGAAGCGCACCGGCGTGGTCTGGATCGAGGAGATGCTGCCGCGCCCCGAGCTCATCGCCGTCCTGGCCGCCTCCGACGTCTTCGTGTGCCCCTCGGTCTACGAGCCACTGGGCATCGTCAACCTCGAGGCCATGGCCGTGGGTCTGCCGGTCGTCGGATCGGCCACCGGCGGCATCCCCGACGTCATCGTCGACGGCGAGACCGGCCTTCTGGTCCCCATCGAGCAGGTCCAGGACGGCACCGGCACCCCCATCGACCCGGCCCGCTTCGAGGCCGACCTGGCCGAGCGCCTCACCACCCTGGTCACCGACACCGAGGCCGCCAGGACCATGGGGCAGGCCGCCCGACGCCGCGTCGAGGAGCACTTCGCCTGGGAGGCCATCGCTCAGCGCACCATGGACGTCTACAACTGGGTCCTGGCCCAGGGCTGA